Proteins co-encoded in one Capsicum annuum cultivar UCD-10X-F1 chromosome 9, UCD10Xv1.1, whole genome shotgun sequence genomic window:
- the LOC107842544 gene encoding uncharacterized protein LOC107842544 isoform X6, giving the protein MNGFQNGNSHTHDKPFPGCLGRMVNLFDLNSGAAGNTLLTDKPHRYGPLSRSQSDLVKSSPSSEDQVEEKLVVSNLKGTSSNRKSNGTPMKMLIAQEMSKEIGSNVNPPSVVAKLMGLDALPQKSVPAIRSHFGGHSRCHTDSSFSYCQHENKSLTEEMQQEFHQYPEQNEYKDVYEVWKQPPKMNCVRSKSPQKARHDKASFEKKSAFVRQKFIEAKCLSIDEQLRQSKEFQDALDVLSSNTDLFLKFLQEPNPMFTQHLYNLQSIPPPETKRITVLRPSKMVDDCKFDGSVKENEKEIDRATQVGQENRAKNQMKFSPPAASWNIDENHAQPKRIVVLKPSLGKNYNFRAASSSPSASARVSETEISFVNMEANEAQESREVAKAITQHVRVNIGGHQRDETLLSTVFANGYVGDESSFNKSEKEYAAGNLSDSEVMSPASRHSWEYINRFGSPYSCSSLSRASCSSESSVSKEAKKRLSERWAMVASNGSCLEQRQMRRSNNSTLGEMLALSDIKATRRIEQDNIKEDPQISNSNSASNSRHDEGVNKSPKNLLRSKSLPVSSTAFSSQLNVGTPDPVTGENDLPKQTTKPRSTKSSLKGKVSNLLFSKNKKQDKDGRKCLQSSDELQSGAKPLHSLSKVDKYSGAFLDDPGVECSTTNLRESSCALTCKDVVGKQGATSPEVVLSGARSLHAGHPCENQDQPSPISVLEKPFEEDKNPARISRISFGDIKPDRHGAELSVHPIRSNLIDKSPPIGSIARTLSRDDSCADTASSVCSDTFPTVWHSAESPLDPSLREKYIDMNEETLHEVKRRPRRSTQKLLFDCVNAALLEIAGYGPDNCQRTIPFMRVHINLPQGTRLVLLDQVWDWMKEWFSNEVESLSTDGGDLDSLVVQGMVSKEVMGKWWLENLRLELDNVGIEIEVKLLEELVHEFVIELAGRT; this is encoded by the exons ATGAATGGGTTTCAGAATGGAAACAGTCATACTCATGATAAACCATTTCCAGGATGCTTGGGACGAATGGTGAACCTTTTTGATTTAAATTCAGGGGCGGCAGGAAACACGCTGCTTACAGATAAACCGCATCGCTATG GTCCACTCTCAAGGAGCCAATCAGATCTGGTGAAGTCGTCGCCATCTTCTGAGGATCAAGTAGAAGAAAAACTG GTTGTATCGAATTTGAAGGGGACTAGTTCCAATAGGAAATCAAATGGGACACCAATGAAGATGCTTATAGCCCAAGAAATGTCCAAGGAAATAGGTTCTAATGTCAATCCACCTAGTGTTGTTGCCAAGCTGATGGGGCTTGATGCTCTTCCGCAGAAATCTGTTCCAGCTATAAGAAGTCATTTTGGAGGTCATTCGCGGTGTCATACAGATTCCTCTTTCAGCTATTGCCAGCATGAAAACAAATCCTTGACGGAAGAAATGCAGCAAGAATTTCATCAATACCCTGAACAGAATGAGTATAAAGATGTTTATGAAGTTTGGAAGCAGCCCCCAAAAATGAACTGTGTGAGAAGTAAATCCCCACAGAAGGCAAGACACGACAAAGCTAGTTTCGAAAAGAAGTCGGCTTTTGTTCGTCAGAAGTTTATTGAAGCAAAATGTTTATCCATAGATGAACAACTTCGCCAGTCTAAGGAATTCCAAGATGCATTGGATGTCTTAAGTTCCAACACTGATCTGTTCCTCAAGTTTCTGCAAGAACCAAATCCAATGTTTACTCAGCATTTATATAATTTGCAGTCTATACCTCCTCCTGAGACAAAGCGAATAACTGTTCTAAGACCATCAAAGATGGTTGATGATTGTAAATTTGATGGATCAGTGAAggaaaatgagaaagaaatagACAGAGCCACCCAAGTAGGTCAGGAAAACAGGGCCAAAAACCAGATGAAATTTTCCCCTCCTGCAGCTAGTTGGAACATTGATGAAAATCATGCTCAACCTAAACGGATAGTCGTGTTAAAACCAAGCCTTGGTAAGAATTACAACTTTAGGGCTGCAAGTTCTTCACCGTCTGCATCAGCAAGAGTATCAGAAACTGAAATAAGTTTTGTCAACATGGAGGCTAATGAGGCTCAAGAATCAAGAGAAGTGGCAAAGGCTATCACACAGCATGTGCGAGTAAACATAGGTGGACATCAAAGGGATGAAACATTACTTTCTACTGTATTTGCAAATGGCTACGTTGGTGACGAAAGCTCATTTAATAAATCTGAAAAAGAGTATGCAGCTGGAAATCTCAGTGATTCTGAAGTCATGTCACCAGCTTCTAGGCACTCATGGGAATATATCAATAGGTTTGGCAGTCCTTATTCTTGCTCCTCCTTGAGTCGTGCTTCTTGTTCCTCTGAATCTTCAGTTTCCAAGGAAGCCAAGAAGCGACTTTCTGAGAGATGGGCGATGGTGGCATCCAATGGCAGTTGTCTAGAACAAAGACAGATGAGGAGAAGCAACAACAGCACTTTAGGTGAGATGCTTGCACTTTCTGATATTAAGGCGACAAGAAGAATAGAGCAGGATAATATTAAAGAAGATCCCCAGATTTCAAATTCCAACTCGGCGAGTAATTCCAGACATGATGAAGGTGTCAACAAGTCGCCAAAGAATCTTTTGAGGTCTAAGTCTCTCCCTGTATCCTCTACTGCATTCAGTTCACAGTTGAATGTGGGTACCCCAGATCCCGTAACGGGAGAGAATGATCTTCCCAAGCAGACAACAAAACCTAGAAGTACAAAATCATCATTGAAAGGGAAGGTCTCAAATCTTCTTTTCTCTAAGAACAAGAAGCAAGACAAAGACGGACGCAAGTGTTTGCAATCCAGTGATGAATTGCAATCTGGTGCAAAGCCTTTACATTCTCTATCAAAAGTTGACAAATATAGTGGTGCATTCCTTGATGATCCAGGGGTTGAGTGCTCAACAACCAACCTTCGTGAATCATCATGTGCACTAACTTGCAAAGATGTGGTTGGGAAGCAAGGTGCAACCTCTCCTGAG GTTGTGCTCTCTGGAGCAAGATCTTTGCACGCTGGACACCCATGTGAGAACCAGGACCAACCAAGTCCTATATCAGTTTTGGAGAAACCATTTGAAGAGGATAAAAATCCAGCACGTATATCGCGTATATCATTTGGTGATATCAAGCCAGACCGTCATG GTGCTGAGTTGTCTGTTCACCCTATAAGGTCCAATTTGATTGATAAATCTCCTCCAATAGGATCAATTGCTCGTACATTGTCCAGGGACGATTCCTGTGCAGATACAGCCAGTTCAGTTTGT TCTGACACTTTCCCAACCGTGTGGCATTCTGCTGAAAGCCCTTTGGACCCATCACTCCGAGAAAAATATATTGATATGAATGAGGAGACACTACATGAGGTTAAGCGAAGGCCAAGGAGATCAACCCAAAAGCTTTTGTTTGATTGTGTGAATGCAGCTTTACTAGAAATTGCAGGATATGGGCCAGACAACTGCCAAAGAACCATACCTTTTATGCGGGTCCATATTAATCTGCCACAGGGAACTAGATTAGTATTACTGGACCAAGTGTGGGACTGGATGAAGGAATGGTTTTCTAATGAGGTGGAATCTCTCTCTACTGATGGTGGGGACTTAGACAGCCTGGTGGTACAGGGAATGGTGAGTAAGGAGGTGATGGGGAAATGGTGGCTTGAAAATTTGAGATTAGAATTAGACAATGTAGGAATCGAAATTGAAGTGAAGTTACTCGAAGAGCTTGTTCATGAGTTTGTCATTGAATTGGCAGGTAGAACTTGA
- the LOC107842544 gene encoding uncharacterized protein LOC107842544 isoform X5 translates to MNGFQNGNSHTHDKPFPGCLGRMVNLFDLNSGAAGNTLLTDKPHRYGPLSRSQSDLVKSSPSSEDQVEEKLVVSNLKGTSSNRKSNGTPMKMLIAQEMSKEIGSNVNPPSVVAKLMGLDALPQKSVPAIRSHFGGHSRCHTDSSFSYCQHENKSLTEEMQQEFHQYPEQNEYKDVYEVWKQPPKMNCVRSKSPQKARHDKASFEKKSAFVRQKFIEAKCLSIDEQLRQSKEFQDALDVLSSNTDLFLKFLQEPNPMFTQHLYNLQSIPPPETKRITVLRPSKMVDDCKFDGSVKENEKEIDRATQVGQENRAKNQMKFSPPAASWNIDENHAQPKRIVVLKPSLGKNYNFRAASSSPSASARVSETEISFVNMEANEAQESREVAKAITQHVRVNIGGHQRDETLLSTVFANGYVGDESSFNKSEKEYAAGNLSDSEVMSPASRHSWEYINRFGSPYSCSSLSRASCSSESSVSKEAKKRLSERWAMVASNGSCLEQRQMRRSNNSTLGEMLALSDIKATRRIEQDNIKEDPQISNSNSASNSRHDEGVNKSPKNLLRSKSLPVSSTAFSSQLNVGTPDPVTGENDLPKQTTKPRSTKSSLKGKVSNLLFSKNKKQDKDGRKCLQSSDELQSGAKPLHSLSKVDKYSGAFLDDPGVECSTTNLRESSCALTCKDVVGKQGATSPEVVLSGARSLHAGHPCENQDQPSPISVLEKPFEEDKNPARISRISFGDIKPDRHAGAELSVHPIRSNLIDKSPPIGSIARTLSRDDSCADTASSVCSDTFPTVWHSAESPLDPSLREKYIDMNEETLHEVKRRPRRSTQKLLFDCVNAALLEIAGYGPDNCQRTIPFMRVHINLPQGTRLVLLDQVWDWMKEWFSNEVESLSTDGGDLDSLVVQGMVSKEVMGKWWLENLRLELDNVGIEIEVKLLEELVHEFVIELAGRT, encoded by the exons ATGAATGGGTTTCAGAATGGAAACAGTCATACTCATGATAAACCATTTCCAGGATGCTTGGGACGAATGGTGAACCTTTTTGATTTAAATTCAGGGGCGGCAGGAAACACGCTGCTTACAGATAAACCGCATCGCTATG GTCCACTCTCAAGGAGCCAATCAGATCTGGTGAAGTCGTCGCCATCTTCTGAGGATCAAGTAGAAGAAAAACTG GTTGTATCGAATTTGAAGGGGACTAGTTCCAATAGGAAATCAAATGGGACACCAATGAAGATGCTTATAGCCCAAGAAATGTCCAAGGAAATAGGTTCTAATGTCAATCCACCTAGTGTTGTTGCCAAGCTGATGGGGCTTGATGCTCTTCCGCAGAAATCTGTTCCAGCTATAAGAAGTCATTTTGGAGGTCATTCGCGGTGTCATACAGATTCCTCTTTCAGCTATTGCCAGCATGAAAACAAATCCTTGACGGAAGAAATGCAGCAAGAATTTCATCAATACCCTGAACAGAATGAGTATAAAGATGTTTATGAAGTTTGGAAGCAGCCCCCAAAAATGAACTGTGTGAGAAGTAAATCCCCACAGAAGGCAAGACACGACAAAGCTAGTTTCGAAAAGAAGTCGGCTTTTGTTCGTCAGAAGTTTATTGAAGCAAAATGTTTATCCATAGATGAACAACTTCGCCAGTCTAAGGAATTCCAAGATGCATTGGATGTCTTAAGTTCCAACACTGATCTGTTCCTCAAGTTTCTGCAAGAACCAAATCCAATGTTTACTCAGCATTTATATAATTTGCAGTCTATACCTCCTCCTGAGACAAAGCGAATAACTGTTCTAAGACCATCAAAGATGGTTGATGATTGTAAATTTGATGGATCAGTGAAggaaaatgagaaagaaatagACAGAGCCACCCAAGTAGGTCAGGAAAACAGGGCCAAAAACCAGATGAAATTTTCCCCTCCTGCAGCTAGTTGGAACATTGATGAAAATCATGCTCAACCTAAACGGATAGTCGTGTTAAAACCAAGCCTTGGTAAGAATTACAACTTTAGGGCTGCAAGTTCTTCACCGTCTGCATCAGCAAGAGTATCAGAAACTGAAATAAGTTTTGTCAACATGGAGGCTAATGAGGCTCAAGAATCAAGAGAAGTGGCAAAGGCTATCACACAGCATGTGCGAGTAAACATAGGTGGACATCAAAGGGATGAAACATTACTTTCTACTGTATTTGCAAATGGCTACGTTGGTGACGAAAGCTCATTTAATAAATCTGAAAAAGAGTATGCAGCTGGAAATCTCAGTGATTCTGAAGTCATGTCACCAGCTTCTAGGCACTCATGGGAATATATCAATAGGTTTGGCAGTCCTTATTCTTGCTCCTCCTTGAGTCGTGCTTCTTGTTCCTCTGAATCTTCAGTTTCCAAGGAAGCCAAGAAGCGACTTTCTGAGAGATGGGCGATGGTGGCATCCAATGGCAGTTGTCTAGAACAAAGACAGATGAGGAGAAGCAACAACAGCACTTTAGGTGAGATGCTTGCACTTTCTGATATTAAGGCGACAAGAAGAATAGAGCAGGATAATATTAAAGAAGATCCCCAGATTTCAAATTCCAACTCGGCGAGTAATTCCAGACATGATGAAGGTGTCAACAAGTCGCCAAAGAATCTTTTGAGGTCTAAGTCTCTCCCTGTATCCTCTACTGCATTCAGTTCACAGTTGAATGTGGGTACCCCAGATCCCGTAACGGGAGAGAATGATCTTCCCAAGCAGACAACAAAACCTAGAAGTACAAAATCATCATTGAAAGGGAAGGTCTCAAATCTTCTTTTCTCTAAGAACAAGAAGCAAGACAAAGACGGACGCAAGTGTTTGCAATCCAGTGATGAATTGCAATCTGGTGCAAAGCCTTTACATTCTCTATCAAAAGTTGACAAATATAGTGGTGCATTCCTTGATGATCCAGGGGTTGAGTGCTCAACAACCAACCTTCGTGAATCATCATGTGCACTAACTTGCAAAGATGTGGTTGGGAAGCAAGGTGCAACCTCTCCTGAG GTTGTGCTCTCTGGAGCAAGATCTTTGCACGCTGGACACCCATGTGAGAACCAGGACCAACCAAGTCCTATATCAGTTTTGGAGAAACCATTTGAAGAGGATAAAAATCCAGCACGTATATCGCGTATATCATTTGGTGATATCAAGCCAGACCGTCATG CAGGTGCTGAGTTGTCTGTTCACCCTATAAGGTCCAATTTGATTGATAAATCTCCTCCAATAGGATCAATTGCTCGTACATTGTCCAGGGACGATTCCTGTGCAGATACAGCCAGTTCAGTTTGT TCTGACACTTTCCCAACCGTGTGGCATTCTGCTGAAAGCCCTTTGGACCCATCACTCCGAGAAAAATATATTGATATGAATGAGGAGACACTACATGAGGTTAAGCGAAGGCCAAGGAGATCAACCCAAAAGCTTTTGTTTGATTGTGTGAATGCAGCTTTACTAGAAATTGCAGGATATGGGCCAGACAACTGCCAAAGAACCATACCTTTTATGCGGGTCCATATTAATCTGCCACAGGGAACTAGATTAGTATTACTGGACCAAGTGTGGGACTGGATGAAGGAATGGTTTTCTAATGAGGTGGAATCTCTCTCTACTGATGGTGGGGACTTAGACAGCCTGGTGGTACAGGGAATGGTGAGTAAGGAGGTGATGGGGAAATGGTGGCTTGAAAATTTGAGATTAGAATTAGACAATGTAGGAATCGAAATTGAAGTGAAGTTACTCGAAGAGCTTGTTCATGAGTTTGTCATTGAATTGGCAGGTAGAACTTGA
- the LOC107842544 gene encoding uncharacterized protein LOC107842544 isoform X7, with protein MVNLFDLNSGAAGNTLLTDKPHRYGPLSRSQSDLVKSSPSSEDQVEEKLVVSNLKGTSSNRKSNGTPMKMLIAQEMSKEIGSNVNPPSVVAKLMGLDALPQKSVPAIRSHFGGHSRCHTDSSFSYCQHENKSLTEEMQQEFHQYPEQNEYKDVYEVWKQPPKMNCVRSKSPQKARHDKASFEKKSAFVRQKFIEAKCLSIDEQLRQSKEFQDALDVLSSNTDLFLKFLQEPNPMFTQHLYNLQSIPPPETKRITVLRPSKMVDDCKFDGSVKENEKEIDRATQVGQENRAKNQMKFSPPAASWNIDENHAQPKRIVVLKPSLGKNYNFRAASSSPSASARVSETEISFVNMEANEAQESREVAKAITQHVRVNIGGHQRDETLLSTVFANGYVGDESSFNKSEKEYAAGNLSDSEVMSPASRHSWEYINRFGSPYSCSSLSRASCSSESSVSKEAKKRLSERWAMVASNGSCLEQRQMRRSNNSTLGEMLALSDIKATRRIEQDNIKEDPQISNSNSASNSRHDEGVNKSPKNLLRSKSLPVSSTAFSSQLNVGTPDPVTGENDLPKQTTKPRSTKSSLKGKVSNLLFSKNKKQDKDGRKCLQSSDELQSGAKPLHSLSKVDKYSGAFLDDPGVECSTTNLRESSCALTCKDVVGKQGATSPEVVLSGARSLHAGHPCENQDQPSPISVLEKPFEEDKNPARISRISFGDIKPDRHGAELSVHPIRSNLIDKSPPIGSIARTLSRDDSCADTASSVCSDTFPTVWHSAESPLDPSLREKYIDMNEETLHEVKRRPRRSTQKLLFDCVNAALLEIAGYGPDNCQRTIPFMRVHINLPQGTRLVLLDQVWDWMKEWFSNEVESLSTDGGDLDSLVVQGMVSKEVMGKWWLENLRLELDNVGIEIEVKLLEELVHEFVIELAGRT; from the exons ATGGTGAACCTTTTTGATTTAAATTCAGGGGCGGCAGGAAACACGCTGCTTACAGATAAACCGCATCGCTATG GTCCACTCTCAAGGAGCCAATCAGATCTGGTGAAGTCGTCGCCATCTTCTGAGGATCAAGTAGAAGAAAAACTG GTTGTATCGAATTTGAAGGGGACTAGTTCCAATAGGAAATCAAATGGGACACCAATGAAGATGCTTATAGCCCAAGAAATGTCCAAGGAAATAGGTTCTAATGTCAATCCACCTAGTGTTGTTGCCAAGCTGATGGGGCTTGATGCTCTTCCGCAGAAATCTGTTCCAGCTATAAGAAGTCATTTTGGAGGTCATTCGCGGTGTCATACAGATTCCTCTTTCAGCTATTGCCAGCATGAAAACAAATCCTTGACGGAAGAAATGCAGCAAGAATTTCATCAATACCCTGAACAGAATGAGTATAAAGATGTTTATGAAGTTTGGAAGCAGCCCCCAAAAATGAACTGTGTGAGAAGTAAATCCCCACAGAAGGCAAGACACGACAAAGCTAGTTTCGAAAAGAAGTCGGCTTTTGTTCGTCAGAAGTTTATTGAAGCAAAATGTTTATCCATAGATGAACAACTTCGCCAGTCTAAGGAATTCCAAGATGCATTGGATGTCTTAAGTTCCAACACTGATCTGTTCCTCAAGTTTCTGCAAGAACCAAATCCAATGTTTACTCAGCATTTATATAATTTGCAGTCTATACCTCCTCCTGAGACAAAGCGAATAACTGTTCTAAGACCATCAAAGATGGTTGATGATTGTAAATTTGATGGATCAGTGAAggaaaatgagaaagaaatagACAGAGCCACCCAAGTAGGTCAGGAAAACAGGGCCAAAAACCAGATGAAATTTTCCCCTCCTGCAGCTAGTTGGAACATTGATGAAAATCATGCTCAACCTAAACGGATAGTCGTGTTAAAACCAAGCCTTGGTAAGAATTACAACTTTAGGGCTGCAAGTTCTTCACCGTCTGCATCAGCAAGAGTATCAGAAACTGAAATAAGTTTTGTCAACATGGAGGCTAATGAGGCTCAAGAATCAAGAGAAGTGGCAAAGGCTATCACACAGCATGTGCGAGTAAACATAGGTGGACATCAAAGGGATGAAACATTACTTTCTACTGTATTTGCAAATGGCTACGTTGGTGACGAAAGCTCATTTAATAAATCTGAAAAAGAGTATGCAGCTGGAAATCTCAGTGATTCTGAAGTCATGTCACCAGCTTCTAGGCACTCATGGGAATATATCAATAGGTTTGGCAGTCCTTATTCTTGCTCCTCCTTGAGTCGTGCTTCTTGTTCCTCTGAATCTTCAGTTTCCAAGGAAGCCAAGAAGCGACTTTCTGAGAGATGGGCGATGGTGGCATCCAATGGCAGTTGTCTAGAACAAAGACAGATGAGGAGAAGCAACAACAGCACTTTAGGTGAGATGCTTGCACTTTCTGATATTAAGGCGACAAGAAGAATAGAGCAGGATAATATTAAAGAAGATCCCCAGATTTCAAATTCCAACTCGGCGAGTAATTCCAGACATGATGAAGGTGTCAACAAGTCGCCAAAGAATCTTTTGAGGTCTAAGTCTCTCCCTGTATCCTCTACTGCATTCAGTTCACAGTTGAATGTGGGTACCCCAGATCCCGTAACGGGAGAGAATGATCTTCCCAAGCAGACAACAAAACCTAGAAGTACAAAATCATCATTGAAAGGGAAGGTCTCAAATCTTCTTTTCTCTAAGAACAAGAAGCAAGACAAAGACGGACGCAAGTGTTTGCAATCCAGTGATGAATTGCAATCTGGTGCAAAGCCTTTACATTCTCTATCAAAAGTTGACAAATATAGTGGTGCATTCCTTGATGATCCAGGGGTTGAGTGCTCAACAACCAACCTTCGTGAATCATCATGTGCACTAACTTGCAAAGATGTGGTTGGGAAGCAAGGTGCAACCTCTCCTGAG GTTGTGCTCTCTGGAGCAAGATCTTTGCACGCTGGACACCCATGTGAGAACCAGGACCAACCAAGTCCTATATCAGTTTTGGAGAAACCATTTGAAGAGGATAAAAATCCAGCACGTATATCGCGTATATCATTTGGTGATATCAAGCCAGACCGTCATG GTGCTGAGTTGTCTGTTCACCCTATAAGGTCCAATTTGATTGATAAATCTCCTCCAATAGGATCAATTGCTCGTACATTGTCCAGGGACGATTCCTGTGCAGATACAGCCAGTTCAGTTTGT TCTGACACTTTCCCAACCGTGTGGCATTCTGCTGAAAGCCCTTTGGACCCATCACTCCGAGAAAAATATATTGATATGAATGAGGAGACACTACATGAGGTTAAGCGAAGGCCAAGGAGATCAACCCAAAAGCTTTTGTTTGATTGTGTGAATGCAGCTTTACTAGAAATTGCAGGATATGGGCCAGACAACTGCCAAAGAACCATACCTTTTATGCGGGTCCATATTAATCTGCCACAGGGAACTAGATTAGTATTACTGGACCAAGTGTGGGACTGGATGAAGGAATGGTTTTCTAATGAGGTGGAATCTCTCTCTACTGATGGTGGGGACTTAGACAGCCTGGTGGTACAGGGAATGGTGAGTAAGGAGGTGATGGGGAAATGGTGGCTTGAAAATTTGAGATTAGAATTAGACAATGTAGGAATCGAAATTGAAGTGAAGTTACTCGAAGAGCTTGTTCATGAGTTTGTCATTGAATTGGCAGGTAGAACTTGA